A genomic window from Passer domesticus isolate bPasDom1 chromosome Z, bPasDom1.hap1, whole genome shotgun sequence includes:
- the MAP3K1 gene encoding mitogen-activated protein kinase kinase kinase 1 isoform X7: protein MLRELRRRWRSYKYRFVPWLALNLRRQRRTLRYVPESSQDKIIADEDVFETLVKTFKALFINDFSRQADILALLPEVKCQYLELLTVEQQRSEVNSCNHQGQQVFSPEEVLFNTLGFTVSRDRSSLVSAGTGVFVTRGSVPKGTVVSMYPGTVYRKHEPIFFQSLGNPFIFRCIDGVLIDGNDKGLSRSVYRSCSRRDQLGPFQMSDESWLTATLQNPLAVGQYVNNCSHEKAANVCYQEFDVPGHFPVELKQYLPNIVYSHDIESHLRCVVLVTLRDIKQGEELFSNYYTVVS, encoded by the exons ATGCTGCGGGAGCTGCGGCGGCGCTGGCGCTCCTACAAGTACCGCTTCGTGCCCTGGCTCGCCCTCAACCTCCGCCGCCAGCGCAG gaCCCTTCGATATGTTCCTGAAAGCTCTCAAGACAAAATTATTGCTGATGAAGATGTTTTTGAAACACTAGTGAAAACATTTAAAGCTCTGTTCATAAATGACTTCAGTAGACAAGCAGATATTCTGGCCTTGCTTCCAGAAGTCAAGTGTCAATATCTGGAATTACTTACTGTGGAGCAGCAGCGGTCAGAAGTAAATTCTTGTAACCATCAGGGTCAGCAGGTGTTTAGTCCTGAGGAAGTTTTGTTTAACACGCTTGGGTTCACTGTCAGCAGAGACCGGAGTTCGCTGGTGTCTGCTGGAACTGGAGTCTTTGTTACCAGAGGTTCTGTTCCCAAAGGGACGGTTGTGTCTATGTATCCTG GTACAGTATACAGAAAGCATGAACCCATCTTTTTCCAGTCCCTTGGCAATCCCTTTATTTTTAGGTGCATTGATGGTGTCCTTATTGATGGGAATGATAAAGGACTGTCAAGATCAGTGTACAG GTCTTGCAGCAGAAGAGATCAACTTGGCCCTTTTCAAATGAGTGATGAGAGCTGGCTCACAGCCACCCTGCAAAACCCACTGGCAGTGGGACAGTACGTCAACAACTGCTCACATG aAAAAGCAGCAAACGTGTGTTATCAAGAGTTTGACGTGCCAGGACATTTTCCAGTAGAATTGAAACAATATCTTCCAAACATCGTCTACAGCCATGACATAGAGAG CCACTTGAGGTGCGTAGTTCTGGTCACTCTCAGAGACATCAAGCAAGGAGAAGAACTTTTTTCAAATTATTACACTGTTGTCAGCTGA
- the MIER3 gene encoding mesoderm induction early response protein 3 isoform X2: protein MAEASFGSSSPVGSLSSEDHDFDPSAEMLVHDYDDERTLEEEEMMEESKNFSSEIEDLEKEGNMPLEDLLAFYGYEPTIPVMPGSSANSSPSELADELPDMTLDKEEIAKDLLSGDDEETQSSADDLTPSVTSHEATDFFPRPLRSNTTCDGDKESDGEDVEADNGNSSEDLRKEIMVGSQYQAEIPAYLGRCSDDEKAYENEDHLLWKPGVISESKVKEYLFETSLRTGNEKMIGRIPEGLHTRDNEQALYELLKSSHNVKEAIERYCSNGKASQEMTAWTEEECRSFENALLMYGKDFHLIQKNKVRTRTVAECVAFYYMWKKSERYDYFAQQTRFGKKKYNHHPGVTDYMDRLVDEAESLGGAVHSSALTSNSRTETIPDQQLSILNSITANELTALTNSVATVCHTSDVNCLDDAFPPMDSLPRAPVNHVPVGTEELLNLPSNGESDCFNLFETGFYHSELNQMNMCSEEAERPAKRLKMGIAVPESFMNDVSVNNLGVDFENHTHHITSAKMAVSVADFSSLSANETNGFINTHTLHQHAALHSE, encoded by the exons GCTTCCTTTGGGAGTTCGAGCCCAG TTGGCTCCTTATCATCTGAGGATCATGATTTTGACCCATCTGCTGAAATGCTGGTACACGATTATGATGATGAGCGAACTCTCGAAGAAGAGGAAATGatggaagaaagcaaaaattTCAGCTCTGAAATTGAAGATTTAGAAAAG GAAGGAAACATGCCATTGGAAGATTTACTAGCATTCTATGGCTATGAACCCACGATTCCAGTTATGCCAGGTTCCAGTGCGAATAGCTCTCCAAGTGAACTTGCAGATGAACTTCCAGATATGACTCTAGATAAA GAGGAAATCGCTAAAGACCTCTTGTCGGGTGATGATGAAGAAACGCAGTCCTCTGCTGATGACTTGACACCATCAGTTACTTCACATGAGGCTACTGACTTCTTTCCTCGGCCACTAAGAT CAAACACCACATGTGATGGAGATAAGGAATCTGATGGTGAAGATGTAGAGGCTGACAATGGTAATTCATCTGAAGATTTGAGAAAG GAAATAATGGTTGGTTCACAGTATCAGGCTGAAATTCCAGCTTACCTGGGCAGATGCAGTGATGATGAAAAGG CTTATGAAAATGAAGACCATTTACTTTGGAAACCTGGTGTGATCTCAGAAAGTAAAGTTAAAGAATACCTTTTTGAAACCTCCTTAAgaacaggaaatgaaaaaatgaTTGGCAGAATTCCTGAAGGACTACATACACGGGACAATGAGCAA gcACTGTATGAACTTCTTAAAAGTAGCCATAATGTCAAAGAAGCAATTGAGAGATACTGCTCAAATGGAAAAGCCTCTCAGG AGATGACAGCATGGACAGAAGAAGAATGCAGAAGCTTTGAAAATGCACTTCTGATGTATGGAAAAGACTTCCATCTCATACAGAAAAACAAG GTAAGAACCAGAACAGTTGCTGAGTGTGTGGCTTTCTACTACATGTGGAAAAAGTCGGAACGTTATGATTACTTTGCTCAGCAGACAAGATTTGGAAAGAAGAAATATAACCATCATCCAGGAGTTAC GGACTACATGGATCGTTTGGTAGATGAAGCAGAATCCCTTGGAGGAGCAGTGCATTCTTCAGCCTTAACATCTAATAGTCGAACAGAAACCATTCCTGATCAACAGCTAAGCATTCTGAACTCTATCACTGCCAATGAGTTGAcag CACTGACAAACAGCGTAGCTACAGTCTGCCACACTTCAGATGTGAACTGCCTGGATGATGCTTTTCCTCCCATGGACAGCTTGCCCCGAGCACCAGTTAATCATGTGCCTGTTGGAACAGAAGAATTGCTTAACTTGCCTAGCAATGGTGAaagtgattgttttaatttatttgagaCTGGCTTTTATCATTCAGAGCTAAACCAAATGAACATGTGCAGTGAGGAAGCAGAAAGACCTGCGAAGAGATTGAAAATGGGGATTGCTGTCCCAGAGTCTTTCATGAATGATGTCTCTGTAAATAACCTTGGTGTGGACTTCGAGAACCACACACACCACATTACCAGTGCCAAAATGGCTGTTTCAGTGGCTGACTTCAGCAGTCTATCTGCAAATGAGACAAATGGTTTTATCAATACCCACACCCTCCACCAACATGCTGCCCTTCATTCAGAATGA
- the MIER3 gene encoding mesoderm induction early response protein 3 isoform X1, whose product MAEASFGSSSPVGSLSSEDHDFDPSAEMLVHDYDDERTLEEEEMMEESKNFSSEIEDLEKEGNMPLEDLLAFYGYEPTIPVMPGSSANSSPSELADELPDMTLDKEEIAKDLLSGDDEETQSSADDLTPSVTSHEATDFFPRPLRSNTTCDGDKESDGEDVEADNGNSSEDLRKEIMVGSQYQAEIPAYLGRCSDDEKAYENEDHLLWKPGVISESKVKEYLFETSLRTGNEKMIGRIPEGLHTRDNEQALYELLKSSHNVKEAIERYCSNGKASQEEMTAWTEEECRSFENALLMYGKDFHLIQKNKVRTRTVAECVAFYYMWKKSERYDYFAQQTRFGKKKYNHHPGVTDYMDRLVDEAESLGGAVHSSALTSNSRTETIPDQQLSILNSITANELTALTNSVATVCHTSDVNCLDDAFPPMDSLPRAPVNHVPVGTEELLNLPSNGESDCFNLFETGFYHSELNQMNMCSEEAERPAKRLKMGIAVPESFMNDVSVNNLGVDFENHTHHITSAKMAVSVADFSSLSANETNGFINTHTLHQHAALHSE is encoded by the exons GCTTCCTTTGGGAGTTCGAGCCCAG TTGGCTCCTTATCATCTGAGGATCATGATTTTGACCCATCTGCTGAAATGCTGGTACACGATTATGATGATGAGCGAACTCTCGAAGAAGAGGAAATGatggaagaaagcaaaaattTCAGCTCTGAAATTGAAGATTTAGAAAAG GAAGGAAACATGCCATTGGAAGATTTACTAGCATTCTATGGCTATGAACCCACGATTCCAGTTATGCCAGGTTCCAGTGCGAATAGCTCTCCAAGTGAACTTGCAGATGAACTTCCAGATATGACTCTAGATAAA GAGGAAATCGCTAAAGACCTCTTGTCGGGTGATGATGAAGAAACGCAGTCCTCTGCTGATGACTTGACACCATCAGTTACTTCACATGAGGCTACTGACTTCTTTCCTCGGCCACTAAGAT CAAACACCACATGTGATGGAGATAAGGAATCTGATGGTGAAGATGTAGAGGCTGACAATGGTAATTCATCTGAAGATTTGAGAAAG GAAATAATGGTTGGTTCACAGTATCAGGCTGAAATTCCAGCTTACCTGGGCAGATGCAGTGATGATGAAAAGG CTTATGAAAATGAAGACCATTTACTTTGGAAACCTGGTGTGATCTCAGAAAGTAAAGTTAAAGAATACCTTTTTGAAACCTCCTTAAgaacaggaaatgaaaaaatgaTTGGCAGAATTCCTGAAGGACTACATACACGGGACAATGAGCAA gcACTGTATGAACTTCTTAAAAGTAGCCATAATGTCAAAGAAGCAATTGAGAGATACTGCTCAAATGGAAAAGCCTCTCAGG AAGAGATGACAGCATGGACAGAAGAAGAATGCAGAAGCTTTGAAAATGCACTTCTGATGTATGGAAAAGACTTCCATCTCATACAGAAAAACAAG GTAAGAACCAGAACAGTTGCTGAGTGTGTGGCTTTCTACTACATGTGGAAAAAGTCGGAACGTTATGATTACTTTGCTCAGCAGACAAGATTTGGAAAGAAGAAATATAACCATCATCCAGGAGTTAC GGACTACATGGATCGTTTGGTAGATGAAGCAGAATCCCTTGGAGGAGCAGTGCATTCTTCAGCCTTAACATCTAATAGTCGAACAGAAACCATTCCTGATCAACAGCTAAGCATTCTGAACTCTATCACTGCCAATGAGTTGAcag CACTGACAAACAGCGTAGCTACAGTCTGCCACACTTCAGATGTGAACTGCCTGGATGATGCTTTTCCTCCCATGGACAGCTTGCCCCGAGCACCAGTTAATCATGTGCCTGTTGGAACAGAAGAATTGCTTAACTTGCCTAGCAATGGTGAaagtgattgttttaatttatttgagaCTGGCTTTTATCATTCAGAGCTAAACCAAATGAACATGTGCAGTGAGGAAGCAGAAAGACCTGCGAAGAGATTGAAAATGGGGATTGCTGTCCCAGAGTCTTTCATGAATGATGTCTCTGTAAATAACCTTGGTGTGGACTTCGAGAACCACACACACCACATTACCAGTGCCAAAATGGCTGTTTCAGTGGCTGACTTCAGCAGTCTATCTGCAAATGAGACAAATGGTTTTATCAATACCCACACCCTCCACCAACATGCTGCCCTTCATTCAGAATGA